One Spiroplasma sp. NBRC 100390 DNA window includes the following coding sequences:
- the tkt gene encoding transketolase: MKDTNNNIETKSLSNLRILGLDPIIYNKTGHPGIVLSAAPMIQAIYLNNLIANPAVPDWINRDRFVLSPGHASTLQYAILHFAGYDLSIDDLKNYRHINSKTPAHPEYGITPGVDNSSGPLGQGVGYGVGMALAEQHLAAKFNKPGYDIIDHYTYVLCSDGDLQEGGALEAIQLAGVWKLNKLIMLYDSNDCQLDTKCDEVLKVNYQQFFEAQNWNYIRVDNADENLTAIKKAIATAQKSDKPTLIECKTIIGYGHPKQGSPMHSSPFTPEEMQQVQTFYDFEHPQFYVDPDVKTYWKDTFIKRGQEVYQTWSTKLESYQTAFPKEYEQLFAIPVVELDAFQSLLTTDKNKKAGTRIIMGDVFKYYQQKCHNNMFGGSADLGTATKIIGYNGSWTINSPQNNNIHFGVREFAAGTISIGIELHQGLKSFNSTFLIFSDYMKPCIRMACIQNLPVIFAFSHDSIGVGFDGKSHQPVEQLAMLRNCPNLNVLRPADINEAIGCLKLVVETKTTPSALILSRQDTPYQLAETCYKQTLQGGYIVVEEDKTKPLAAIIIATGTEVPIAITAAKTMKANIRVVSMPCVELFEQQPPAYQEKVIPKNFSKVIAIEFSNDYVWYKFVGKTGLVIGVNDYGLSGSADAVIKYKGLDQDAIIQRIEKYLG, from the coding sequence GTCCCTGATTGAATTAACCGTGATCGTTTTGTTTTATCACCAGGGCATGCTTCAACGCTTCAATATGCCATTTTACACTTTGCTGGTTATGATTTATCAATTGATGACTTAAAAAATTATCGTCATATTAATTCAAAAACACCAGCTCATCCCGAATATGGAATAACACCAGGAGTTGATAACTCATCGGGACCATTAGGACAAGGTGTTGGTTATGGTGTTGGGATGGCGTTAGCAGAACAACATTTAGCAGCAAAATTTAATAAACCAGGATATGACATTATTGATCACTATACTTATGTTTTGTGTAGCGATGGTGACTTACAAGAGGGGGGAGCGCTTGAGGCAATCCAACTAGCTGGGGTATGAAAGTTAAATAAGTTAATTATGCTGTATGATTCAAACGATTGTCAACTAGATACAAAGTGTGATGAAGTTTTAAAAGTAAACTATCAACAGTTTTTTGAAGCACAAAATTGAAATTATATTCGAGTGGATAATGCTGATGAAAATTTGACAGCAATTAAAAAAGCAATTGCAACAGCACAAAAGAGTGATAAACCAACTTTAATTGAGTGTAAAACAATTATTGGTTATGGTCATCCAAAACAAGGTTCACCAATGCATTCGTCACCATTTACTCCCGAGGAAATGCAACAAGTTCAAACTTTCTATGATTTTGAACATCCCCAATTTTATGTTGACCCGGATGTGAAAACTTATTGAAAAGATACTTTTATTAAACGTGGTCAAGAAGTATATCAAACATGATCAACAAAATTAGAATCTTATCAAACTGCTTTTCCAAAAGAATACGAACAACTATTTGCTATTCCCGTTGTTGAATTAGATGCTTTTCAGTCTTTGTTAACAACTGATAAAAATAAAAAAGCAGGAACAAGAATTATTATGGGTGATGTTTTTAAATATTATCAACAAAAATGTCATAATAATATGTTTGGTGGTAGTGCTGATTTGGGGACAGCGACAAAAATTATTGGTTATAATGGGTCATGAACAATTAATAGTCCCCAAAATAATAACATTCATTTTGGTGTTCGAGAATTTGCGGCTGGAACAATTAGCATTGGGATTGAATTACATCAAGGTTTAAAAAGTTTTAATTCAACGTTTCTAATTTTTTCTGATTATATGAAACCATGTATTAGAATGGCGTGTATTCAAAACTTACCCGTTATTTTTGCTTTTTCACATGACTCAATTGGGGTTGGTTTTGATGGGAAGTCACACCAACCAGTTGAACAATTAGCAATGTTACGAAATTGCCCAAATTTAAATGTTTTACGACCAGCCGATATTAATGAAGCAATTGGTTGTTTAAAACTTGTTGTGGAAACAAAAACAACACCTTCAGCATTAATTTTATCGCGACAAGATACCCCATATCAATTAGCTGAAACTTGTTATAAACAAACCTTACAAGGAGGATATATTGTTGTTGAAGAAGATAAGACAAAACCATTAGCGGCAATTATTATTGCAACGGGGACAGAAGTACCGATTGCTATTACTGCTGCTAAAACAATGAAAGCGAATATTCGTGTTGTTTCAATGCCTTGTGTTGAATTATTTGAACAACAGCCACCAGCTTATCAAGAAAAAGTAATTCCAAAAAACTTTTCAAAAGTTATTGCCATTGAGTTTTCTAATGATTATGTTTGATATAAATTTGTTGGTAAAACTGGTTTAGTGATTGGTGTTAATGATTATGGTTTATCAGGTAGTGCTGATGCTGTTATTAAATACAAGGGTTTAGATCAAGACGCCATTATTCAAAGAATTGAAAAATATTTAGGTTAG
- a CDS encoding bifunctional 4-hydroxy-2-oxoglutarate aldolase/2-dehydro-3-deoxy-phosphogluconate aldolase, translated as MNNLPKVLEQKVFYVIRNQDYNVAQQICEMLINLQVTCLELTFTIPKVELLIKALRKKYPTILIGAGTVLTLAEAILAAEAGAHFLVGPVFNRAVSDFCHQKGLLYIPGAMTLQEVTNIVNANWEIIKIFPANAFKLNFIQTLKTFFPTKIYMASGGINLTNLKEAKDLGYDLVAVGAFVTGDINTKILEQEKIQTMISTISQEGG; from the coding sequence ATGAATAATTTACCCAAAGTTTTAGAACAGAAAGTTTTTTATGTTATTCGTAATCAAGATTATAATGTTGCTCAACAAATTTGTGAAATGCTAATAAATTTGCAAGTAACATGTTTAGAATTAACTTTTACAATTCCAAAGGTTGAATTATTAATTAAAGCATTACGTAAAAAATACCCAACAATTTTAATTGGGGCTGGGACTGTTTTAACATTAGCAGAAGCAATATTAGCGGCAGAAGCAGGAGCACACTTTTTAGTCGGGCCCGTTTTTAATCGTGCGGTTAGTGATTTTTGTCATCAAAAAGGATTATTATATATTCCTGGAGCAATGACGTTACAAGAAGTCACAAATATTGTTAATGCCAACTGAGAAATTATTAAAATTTTTCCAGCAAATGCTTTTAAATTAAATTTTATTCAAACGTTAAAAACCTTTTTTCCAACAAAAATATATATGGCTTCTGGTGGGATTAATTTAACAAATTTAAAAGAAGCAAAAGATTTGGGGTATGACTTAGTAGCGGTTGGTGCTTTTGTAACGGGTGATATTAATACCAAAATTCTTGAACAAGAAAAAATACAAACAATGATTAGCACAATTAGCCAAGAAGGAGGATAA
- a CDS encoding nucleoside 2-deoxyribosyltransferase, translated as MQDNKKVIYNAGSMFTEAQWNTRKTEGERLRAMFPDFIIGNPVDFETNQTVRPTNKAIFELDYAGLTAADYVIFELDGWDSGTHMEFGLMVEQAIHNKKKYLFPIISDFRLQQGILRGECPGFGLNEMLTGALYYEQLNSGNVPQITLCSSHAMACAAIKAIETGDITNYRQKYDIKEIFKEDKLYHGFDCHI; from the coding sequence ATGCAAGATAATAAAAAAGTAATTTATAATGCTGGGAGTATGTTCACTGAAGCACAATGAAATACACGAAAAACAGAAGGAGAACGGTTACGAGCAATGTTTCCAGATTTTATTATTGGAAATCCAGTTGATTTTGAAACAAATCAAACAGTTCGTCCAACTAATAAAGCAATTTTTGAATTAGATTATGCTGGTTTGACCGCCGCTGATTATGTTATTTTTGAATTAGATGGCTGAGATTCTGGAACGCATATGGAATTTGGACTAATGGTAGAACAAGCAATCCATAATAAGAAAAAATATCTATTTCCAATTATTTCTGATTTTCGATTACAACAGGGGATTTTAAGAGGAGAATGCCCTGGTTTTGGTTTAAATGAAATGCTAACTGGAGCATTATATTATGAACAGTTAAATAGTGGCAATGTTCCACAAATTACTTTATGTAGTTCACATGCAATGGCATGTGCGGCAATTAAAGCAATTGAAACAGGAGATATAACAAATTATCGCCAGAAATATGATATAAAAGAAATCTTTAAAGAAGATAAATTGTATCATGGCTTTGATTGTCATATTTAA
- a CDS encoding ABC transporter permease, which translates to MPGFKLLFKNNFKNTVKNKIQFVGLVILVFLTSFIFTIIEVSKQRVENNYNNFISEQVSNQHDFVVNFNETNYVKNLNGGADQFENITDGNIRQNAILEFIKQQLNNKDESFSYNRVEARTFSLGNNKVIKAVTLNPKQTIDRFVVSDGMPIAFYEQYWESINRETMHWIYLTPQFAQKNNIKINDIIRLQTDRYGTTIKVADSELQKVNLEPYAHQDINKWLPTSPYSNENWFRVVGLGQSADYITPIIDASHPFPNMHNEGIVYLDPRLFGLVETEATDTTGKHYQVTALDLTRQVLIPESQLDREIYYVGKFKQTNKDQIRSVYSQTINNYLNSEQGQHIGLHSYYVKTLSTGLPVATFRTDNRYEFAKRITYFTTTLNAFINGSYILITVLLIISFFVLILVVRRQIDATGPQNGLLRALGYRRRVLTLSYISYPLMIALIGGVIGYASGISGQFTIKYLFGSYFNLPYGNFVFAPMALLTCVLFIFVLLTCVTMISGTIMMVSRTPLQLIRKEKSFSNGRLKKAVYKMFAIRKTFDARFQAVQLSNSLGKMVGVSLTMIISTIMITMSTTIPIILQNNIRYSYEGDNYKTLVEYNSPIYNLPTTFLKTYDPSQKSWDSKNSFLPNTNMTSDLNQYLRDFETGQINPENYAPTYDAEDMRSLLYRNISKEFLESKKLQSKDAGLSRAICTTSWGDYKDYGLNSLTKTTIEQYLRTTETARENISALENYRLFYWKYRDTVALNIKRDKYFDQTGNISLNNTLDQEMFTQSDYQRDFGQGNAVIVLDNNHFRPALEQPLSTSFYDVLDSGTGSDFNTRLKKPMYDLYNWIYAYFVDNVNQCFIQGVYSRSPQTVRVKMQEAFKTPNSNFNLTFGVIPFNPLSDDRGTMVNAELNSIDFKIYGINQTFKNQVLTNKNKEDLKQKLLESNNNIILNETLAKRLGVKVGDTIEPRIIQRALLASDPSITADSILQKWDASEVTGASAVGNVGKLMFNGDNNYKNSVLKENANEYVLKSGIDITDPNFTRSTILNDKIVNGSYTITNQTNSSQFKVTGITNQFGAARAWVNEERAQQLLGYDKTRDYLLRLFLNEWTNSFVKSATDKEFSPANKASLNMLETFIQQHPATAGNNHLWDEFVKYWKSRPSKIDWIAVFQNEYPIFNYKISNSSKVDDIEAGLGTSQLFGDYSFYGLNGGIKPVTGISYPSYSNSAFGTLMPIEQAKEILGNIAKAVNGVVFFIIGISFVLSFMIIILTSNIVIAENQTIIATMKVLGYRNRYITKLVIGMYIPIIIIMTIAGFGFGWLFLTISNMILIKIGLVLPLFMNIVIPIIAIGSGLLLYFIAYLISWFSMNRINPLIAIMNAD; encoded by the coding sequence ATGCCTGGTTTTAAGTTATTATTTAAAAACAATTTTAAAAACACAGTTAAAAATAAAATTCAGTTTGTTGGATTAGTTATTTTGGTGTTTTTAACTAGTTTTATTTTTACAATTATTGAAGTTTCAAAACAGCGTGTTGAAAATAATTATAATAATTTTATTTCTGAACAAGTAAGTAATCAACATGATTTTGTTGTTAATTTTAATGAAACTAATTATGTTAAAAATCTGAATGGGGGTGCTGATCAGTTTGAAAATATTACTGATGGGAATATTCGTCAGAATGCTATTTTAGAGTTTATTAAACAACAACTTAATAATAAGGATGAAAGTTTTTCTTATAATCGTGTTGAAGCACGGACATTTAGTTTGGGGAATAATAAGGTTATTAAAGCGGTAACATTAAATCCGAAGCAAACAATTGACCGGTTTGTTGTTTCTGATGGAATGCCAATCGCTTTTTATGAACAATATTGAGAATCAATTAATCGTGAAACAATGCATTGAATTTATTTAACGCCACAATTTGCACAGAAAAATAATATTAAAATTAATGATATTATTCGGTTACAAACAGATCGTTATGGAACGACAATTAAAGTTGCGGACAGTGAACTGCAAAAAGTTAATTTAGAACCATATGCGCATCAAGATATTAATAAATGATTGCCAACATCACCATATAGTAATGAGAATTGATTTCGGGTGGTTGGTCTTGGTCAATCTGCAGATTATATTACGCCAATCATTGATGCATCTCATCCATTTCCGAACATGCACAACGAAGGAATTGTTTATTTAGATCCGCGGTTATTTGGACTAGTTGAAACAGAAGCGACTGATACAACAGGAAAACATTATCAAGTAACAGCGTTAGATTTAACAAGACAGGTGTTAATTCCAGAAAGTCAGTTAGATCGTGAAATTTATTATGTTGGAAAATTTAAACAGACTAACAAAGATCAAATTCGCAGCGTCTATAGTCAAACGATTAATAATTATCTTAATAGTGAGCAGGGTCAACATATTGGGTTACATTCATATTATGTTAAAACATTATCAACTGGTTTGCCAGTTGCTACTTTTCGAACTGATAACCGTTATGAATTTGCAAAACGGATTACTTATTTTACAACAACACTAAATGCCTTTATTAATGGGTCATATATTTTAATTACCGTTTTATTAATTATTTCCTTTTTTGTCTTAATCTTAGTTGTTCGTCGTCAAATTGATGCAACCGGACCGCAGAACGGGTTATTACGGGCATTAGGATATCGCCGTCGAGTATTAACCCTTAGTTATATTTCATATCCATTAATGATTGCATTAATTGGTGGTGTAATTGGTTATGCCAGTGGAATTAGTGGCCAATTTACAATTAAATACTTATTTGGTTCATATTTTAATTTACCATATGGCAATTTTGTTTTTGCACCAATGGCATTATTAACTTGTGTTTTGTTTATCTTTGTTTTATTGACTTGTGTCACAATGATTAGTGGGACAATTATGATGGTATCACGAACACCATTACAATTAATTCGTAAGGAAAAATCGTTTTCAAATGGACGGTTGAAAAAAGCAGTTTATAAAATGTTTGCAATTCGTAAAACATTTGATGCTCGTTTTCAAGCAGTGCAATTATCAAATTCATTAGGAAAAATGGTTGGTGTTTCGTTAACAATGATTATTAGTACGATTATGATTACAATGTCAACGACAATTCCAATTATTTTACAAAACAATATTCGTTACTCATATGAAGGAGATAATTACAAAACATTAGTTGAATATAATAGTCCAATTTATAATTTACCAACAACTTTTTTAAAAACTTATGATCCAAGTCAAAAATCATGAGATAGTAAAAATAGTTTTTTACCAAATACGAATATGACAAGTGATTTAAACCAATATTTAAGAGATTTTGAAACTGGTCAAATTAATCCTGAAAATTATGCGCCAACATATGATGCTGAAGATATGCGATCATTATTATATCGTAACATTTCAAAAGAGTTTTTAGAAAGTAAAAAACTACAATCAAAGGATGCTGGTTTATCAAGAGCAATTTGTACAACATCATGAGGTGATTATAAGGATTATGGTTTAAATAGTTTAACAAAAACAACAATTGAACAATATTTACGAACAACAGAAACGGCACGCGAAAATATTAGTGCTTTAGAAAATTATCGATTATTTTATTGAAAATATCGGGATACGGTAGCTTTAAATATTAAACGCGACAAGTATTTTGATCAAACTGGAAATATTAGTTTAAATAATACTCTAGACCAAGAAATGTTTACACAAAGTGATTATCAAAGAGATTTTGGGCAAGGAAATGCTGTTATTGTATTAGATAATAATCATTTTCGTCCAGCTTTAGAACAACCCTTATCAACGTCATTTTATGATGTGTTAGATTCAGGAACAGGAAGTGACTTTAATACTCGTTTAAAAAAACCAATGTATGATTTATATAATTGAATTTATGCTTATTTTGTTGACAATGTTAATCAATGTTTTATTCAAGGAGTTTATTCACGTTCACCACAAACAGTTCGTGTTAAAATGCAAGAAGCTTTTAAAACACCAAACAGTAATTTTAACTTAACTTTTGGGGTAATTCCTTTTAACCCATTATCTGATGATCGAGGAACAATGGTTAATGCTGAACTTAACAGCATTGATTTTAAAATTTATGGAATTAATCAAACCTTTAAAAATCAAGTATTAACTAATAAAAATAAGGAAGATTTAAAACAAAAACTATTAGAATCAAATAATAACATCATTTTAAACGAAACATTAGCAAAACGATTAGGAGTTAAAGTTGGAGATACGATTGAACCGCGTATTATTCAAAGAGCATTGCTGGCAAGTGATCCTAGTATCACAGCTGATAGTATTTTACAAAAATGAGACGCAAGTGAGGTAACTGGGGCTAGTGCTGTTGGTAATGTCGGAAAATTAATGTTTAATGGGGATAATAACTATAAAAATAGTGTTTTAAAAGAAAACGCTAATGAATATGTTTTAAAAAGTGGCATTGATATAACTGACCCCAACTTTACAAGATCAACAATTTTAAACGATAAAATTGTTAATGGAAGTTACACAATTACTAATCAAACGAATTCATCACAATTTAAGGTTACTGGGATTACTAATCAATTTGGTGCTGCTCGTGCTTGAGTTAACGAAGAACGTGCTCAACAATTGTTGGGATATGATAAAACCAGGGATTATTTATTACGGTTATTCTTAAATGAGTGAACAAATTCTTTTGTTAAATCTGCTACAGATAAGGAGTTTTCACCAGCAAATAAAGCTAGTTTAAATATGTTAGAAACTTTTATTCAACAACATCCTGCTACAGCAGGGAATAATCATTTATGAGATGAATTTGTCAAATATTGAAAAAGCCGGCCAAGTAAGATTGATTGAATTGCTGTTTTTCAAAATGAATATCCTATTTTTAATTATAAAATTTCAAATAGTAGTAAAGTTGATGATATTGAAGCGGGTTTAGGAACAAGTCAATTATTTGGTGATTATAGTTTCTATGGTCTAAATGGTGGAATTAAACCAGTAACAGGAATTTCTTATCCATCATATTCAAATAGTGCGTTTGGCACTTTAATGCCAATTGAGCAAGCGAAAGAAATCTTAGGAAATATTGCAAAAGCTGTTAACGGAGTTGTATTCTTTATTATTGGAATTTCCTTTGTGTTAAGTTTTATGATTATTATTTTAACAAGTAATATTGTAATTGCTGAAAACCAAACCATTATTGCAACAATGAAAGTTTTAGGATATCGTAATCGGTATATTACAAAATTAGTTATTGGAATGTATATTCCAATCATTATCATTATGACAATTGCCGGATTTGGTTTTGGGTGACTTTTCTTAACGATTTCCAATATGATTTTGATTAAAATTGGGTTAGTATTACCATTATTTATGAATATAGTTATTCCAATTATTGCAATTGGGAGTGGGTTATTACTGTACTTTATTGCTTATTTAATTAGTTGATTTAGTATGAATCGGATTAATCCATTAATTGCGATTATGAATGCGGATTAA
- a CDS encoding ABC transporter permease, whose protein sequence is MTNRVLRSGKSNSWWSLISFSIFKIRRSMAVWVLFILSVVLFGAIAITLFSSSKNVYEFFKNFQYGVFIFNNILLLLFILLVIIKIFGREFEDGTYLLLISKPYSRFVLFLLKLIALWILIILFLGTIILFAFGIGYLGNIFNKDPEYLRVYQNLLLKLFLYSMTLSFFASSGILFAVTFLNSQVVLLIVVIFCSLFLVGGMPYSLIMSLAKTVELSFANDSITQNYPVPIIKSTINFKKNLKKDLIKYPHLTNAIWNFYDQWSYNDLNTVFKNDDYKDITSDPTLRVRRLEFYKSLGLTVPKEEEFEIKTLKGWDSSTRYLYDGKLQDLKTIILNVGSATGKDVSMKVNFATDYFFKSEQELDQNDPIQKELADYMKVVLKAAHSWQPYISMNLYSGASSLFYFNRETSYYSLSAPGDSKLVSVDRKLSEGNAFNPTDVFTQEYQNEYKGQLSDYNNGSDFREWILDYFDIPTLFVLREIEIDLLKKIMDYKLLEEQPIKITSEWIKYDDLMNTYGLISKFNIIEHWNQIWTASLNFTPYWFEPLQRSNIDFDVQNNYLMSYQDFRLSLGADKKIDVNPAPFLNISLIQYIYLALSGVFLICSYLILRRKNIT, encoded by the coding sequence GTGACAAATAGAGTATTAAGATCAGGCAAATCAAATTCATGATGGTCATTGATTTCTTTTTCAATTTTTAAAATACGTCGTTCAATGGCGGTTTGAGTTTTATTTATTTTATCAGTTGTTTTATTTGGAGCAATTGCCATTACTTTATTTTCTTCTTCAAAAAATGTTTACGAATTTTTTAAGAATTTTCAGTATGGAGTTTTTATTTTTAATAATATTTTATTATTGTTATTTATTTTATTAGTAATTATTAAGATTTTTGGTCGTGAATTTGAAGATGGAACATATTTATTATTAATTTCAAAACCATACTCACGTTTTGTTCTATTTTTATTAAAATTAATTGCACTTTGAATCTTAATTATTCTTTTTTTAGGAACAATTATTCTTTTTGCCTTTGGAATTGGTTATTTAGGCAATATATTTAATAAGGATCCTGAATATTTACGTGTTTATCAAAATTTATTACTAAAATTATTTCTTTATTCAATGACATTATCATTTTTTGCTTCAAGTGGGATTTTATTTGCGGTAACGTTTTTAAACTCACAAGTTGTTTTATTAATTGTTGTTATTTTCTGTAGTTTGTTTTTAGTTGGTGGGATGCCATATTCATTAATTATGAGTTTAGCAAAAACAGTTGAATTATCATTTGCTAATGATAGTATTACTCAAAACTATCCAGTTCCAATTATTAAAAGTACGATTAATTTTAAAAAAAATCTTAAAAAGGATTTAATTAAATATCCCCATTTAACAAATGCGATTTGAAACTTTTATGATCAATGAAGTTATAATGATTTAAATACAGTCTTTAAAAATGATGATTATAAAGATATTACTAGTGATCCAACATTACGAGTTCGTCGATTAGAATTTTATAAAAGTTTAGGGTTAACTGTTCCAAAGGAAGAAGAATTTGAAATTAAAACCCTTAAAGGATGAGATTCATCAACAAGATATCTTTATGATGGTAAACTTCAAGATCTTAAAACAATTATCCTTAATGTTGGATCAGCGACTGGGAAAGATGTTTCAATGAAAGTTAATTTTGCAACAGATTATTTTTTTAAATCAGAGCAAGAATTAGACCAAAATGACCCAATCCAAAAAGAACTTGCAGATTATATGAAAGTTGTTTTAAAAGCAGCTCATTCATGACAACCTTATATTAGTATGAATCTTTATAGTGGAGCATCATCGTTATTTTATTTTAATCGTGAAACTTCATATTATAGTTTATCAGCTCCGGGTGATAGTAAATTAGTATCAGTTGATCGGAAATTATCAGAAGGAAATGCATTTAATCCAACGGATGTTTTTACACAAGAATACCAGAATGAATATAAAGGACAATTGTCAGATTACAACAATGGTAGTGATTTTAGAGAATGAATCTTAGATTATTTTGATATTCCAACCCTTTTTGTTCTTCGTGAAATTGAAATTGATCTTTTAAAGAAAATAATGGACTATAAATTACTTGAAGAACAACCAATAAAAATTACCTCTGAGTGAATTAAATATGATGATTTAATGAACACTTATGGGTTAATTTCGAAGTTTAATATCATTGAACATTGAAACCAAATTTGAACTGCTTCGTTAAACTTCACACCATATTGATTTGAACCATTACAGCGAAGTAACATTGACTTTGATGTTCAAAATAACTATTTAATGAGTTATCAAGATTTCCGGTTATCCTTAGGAGCTGATAAGAAAATTGATGTTAACCCAGCGCCATTCTTAAACATTAGTTTAATTCAATACATTTATTTAGCTTTATCTGGGGTTTTCTTAATATGTTCTTATTTAATCTTACGTCGTAAAAATATTACTTAA
- a CDS encoding ABC transporter ATP-binding protein codes for MNNNALVVSEVAISSRNFTKKFKNSIVGPFNFNVGRGKLHAILGASGSGKTVFIKSLIGGLKGFKGDISIFGKKATKVGMKKMIGYVPEFITFPENISSYNFLKYMGKTNGLRGRYLRERIEYLMKSLEIWEHRDKDVNSFSSGMKKRVMIIQGIIHDPEILILDEPEAGLDINNRKKIIFYLKQLTLRGKTVFFSSHLLDEIKEYIDEFTMVMNGTQIYSGQLAAFNIKNSYYLVTNNPLAMMRYFNSNRVPNWYDKANNYLNFVLNSPLHLYYVTQYALKKRIKITKISEVEFSFDFLLQKLNITLPPNMTTNRKLRKKQIQKSQKFLPGPGMGPGQGPGGYGR; via the coding sequence ATGAATAATAATGCATTAGTGGTTAGTGAAGTTGCAATTTCATCACGAAATTTTACCAAAAAATTTAAAAATAGTATTGTTGGTCCTTTTAATTTTAATGTTGGACGGGGTAAATTGCATGCAATTTTAGGAGCTTCTGGGAGTGGAAAAACCGTTTTTATTAAATCTTTAATTGGTGGATTAAAAGGTTTTAAGGGTGATATTTCTATTTTTGGAAAAAAAGCAACCAAAGTTGGGATGAAAAAAATGATTGGTTATGTTCCAGAATTTATTACTTTTCCAGAAAACATTAGTTCTTATAATTTTTTAAAATATATGGGGAAAACAAATGGTTTACGAGGAAGATATTTACGTGAGCGAATTGAATACTTAATGAAGTCTTTAGAAATTTGAGAACACCGTGATAAAGATGTTAATTCTTTTTCATCAGGAATGAAAAAACGAGTTATGATTATTCAAGGAATTATCCATGATCCAGAGATTTTAATTTTAGATGAACCTGAAGCTGGACTAGATATTAATAATCGAAAAAAAATTATTTTTTATTTAAAACAATTAACCTTACGAGGAAAAACAGTCTTTTTTTCATCGCATTTACTAGATGAAATTAAAGAATATATTGATGAATTTACAATGGTAATGAATGGGACCCAAATTTATAGCGGTCAATTAGCGGCTTTTAATATTAAAAACAGTTATTATCTTGTTACTAATAATCCACTGGCGATGATGCGTTATTTTAACTCTAATCGGGTACCAAATTGATATGACAAGGCCAATAATTATTTAAATTTTGTTTTAAATTCACCGTTGCATTTATATTATGTTACGCAATATGCTTTAAAGAAACGGATTAAGATTACAAAAATTAGTGAAGTTGAGTTTTCATTTGACTTCTTACTACAAAAATTAAATATTACTTTGCCGCCCAATATGACAACAAACCGAAAATTACGAAAAAAACAAATTCAAAAGAGTCAAAAATTTTTACCAGGACCGGGAATGGGTCCCGGCCAAGGCCCTGGTGGGTATGGGCGATAG